A genome region from Pseudomonas helmanticensis includes the following:
- a CDS encoding OprD family porin, whose product MIDRAPSRLSLLTLLCGLQATASASGLLDDAKTDVLSRNFFLSNDYRSPSPTGKNYKQEWAQGFIGTFTSGFTPGSVGFGVDAHAFLGLKLDGGKGHSGTGLLPVDSNGRSEADYSDAGGAFKLKVSRTTLAFGEMTVETPVFDTSDKRLQPEYATGFLLTSHEIDNVSLTAGHFTAFKNQDSSSSHGDFFGYGANTEAGGISFLGADLFGDSPVGGSLYASELSDTWQQYYGNLHFKQSGVLLDANLYRTRNTGQALAGAIDNTAFSLSGKYTFGAHGVMLGWQRIDGDTPFDFVGGDSIYLANSIKYADFNGAGERSWQARYDLDLGAFGIPGLTFMSRYVTGDHIDGTHAPKGGAYNPFDPDSGGYQPQQGDGGKHWERDIDLKYVVQSGAAKDLSVQVSHVSHRANEAQAGDDIDRVYVVVQYPLSF is encoded by the coding sequence ATGATCGACCGTGCCCCTTCGCGTCTCAGCCTGCTCACTTTGCTCTGCGGTCTACAGGCAACCGCCAGCGCCAGTGGTTTGCTCGACGATGCAAAAACCGACGTGCTCAGCCGCAACTTCTTCCTGAGCAACGACTACCGCTCGCCCTCGCCCACCGGCAAAAACTACAAGCAGGAATGGGCGCAAGGATTCATCGGCACATTTACGTCGGGCTTCACGCCGGGCAGTGTCGGTTTCGGTGTCGATGCCCATGCTTTTCTCGGTTTGAAACTGGATGGCGGCAAAGGCCATTCCGGCACCGGTTTACTGCCGGTCGACAGCAACGGTCGCAGCGAAGCGGATTATTCCGACGCGGGCGGAGCGTTCAAATTAAAGGTTTCAAGAACCACCTTGGCGTTCGGTGAAATGACCGTCGAAACCCCGGTTTTCGATACCTCGGACAAACGCCTGCAACCGGAATACGCCACTGGTTTTCTGTTAACCAGCCACGAGATCGACAACGTCAGTCTCACGGCGGGACACTTCACCGCCTTCAAGAATCAGGACAGTTCATCCAGCCACGGCGATTTTTTCGGCTATGGCGCCAACACCGAGGCAGGCGGGATCAGCTTCCTCGGCGCCGACCTGTTCGGCGACAGCCCCGTCGGCGGTTCCCTGTACGCCTCGGAACTCAGCGACACCTGGCAGCAGTACTACGGCAATCTGCACTTCAAGCAATCCGGTGTGCTGCTCGACGCTAACCTCTACCGCACCCGCAACACCGGCCAGGCACTGGCCGGCGCCATCGACAACACCGCGTTCAGCCTGTCCGGCAAATACACCTTCGGTGCCCACGGCGTGATGCTCGGCTGGCAACGGATCGATGGCGACACGCCGTTCGATTTCGTCGGTGGCGATTCGATTTATCTGGCCAACTCGATCAAATACGCCGACTTCAACGGCGCCGGCGAACGCTCCTGGCAAGCACGCTACGACCTCGACCTCGGCGCCTTCGGCATCCCGGGCCTGACTTTCATGAGCCGCTACGTAACCGGTGACCACATCGACGGCACCCACGCGCCCAAGGGCGGCGCGTACAACCCGTTTGATCCGGACAGCGGCGGGTATCAGCCGCAGCAAGGTGATGGCGGCAAACATTGGGAGCGGGATATCGATTTGAAATACGTGGTGCAGTCGGGGGCGGCGAAGGATCTGTCGGTGCAGGTCTCGCACGTTTCGCACCGGGCCAATGAGGCGCAGGCTGGGGATGATATCGACCGGGTTTATGTGGTGGTGCAGTATCCGCTGAGCTTCTGA